CTGACTGAAATGGACATTGACAAGGAAGAGTAGACGTTTGGGTTTCAACACACTGCCACAGACCGACGACACACAAACCGAGGCTTGACTTGAACTCATCCAGGCCGGTCACTGCCGCCGCTCGGCCTCGACTAAAGAACACTTGGGTCTGAGCTGGACCCAGCTCTCTGACCTGTCAATCATCACCCTGTAATATGTTTTATGTATGAAGGCTCCAGGTGCTTGAAGGCAGGATTTCACTCTTAACTGACTTGACTGATTTCAGAAAGAACAATTAAATGTATCTCTGAAGAAATCACCTCCGGTTTCTGTAACAGAACAGTAGAGAATTATTTAATTGACATATCGAGACAAGGGTTTTGTGTTTAGATACATGCGACACCTTTCTGATCATAGGGGAAGGTGACAAACATGGTTTTAATTGTTTGAGTGGACGGGAGAAGATCCTCGAAACTGGCAGTAAGGGTGACCATTGAAACATCCTTGGTATTCACATAAGCTTCACATTCACTGTGGAggataaagtatatatatatatcatataaagTGTTATACACAGTCACCTGCGAGGTCTAGTGAAGTAAAGGGCTATTTTTACACAAAGTAACTCATTGTTTTCTTGGGCtgttaaatgtaattttgagACAGTCGAGctgaaaacatgtatttataataaaattacTTGTTGACAACACAACTGACTCATTTCTTTAATTCCTCGCGTGTGTATATTCTTGAATATAAAGACGACGTTCACACCACAGTGGTTGTTTCAAGGcagatttgacattttaattagcaTAATACATACACTGTCTCAACCTGTCCCAATTCAATCcataaatatttacaatgtgtttgtcgtagatttaaaactttaaagCTACGAGGAAGTCAGATTTATCCAATAGTGTCCTTCCATGGTCTGTCTTTGTCGTTAGCTTGCTTGTCCTTCGCTGATGCTGCAGCCATGGGAGGCGTCTGCTGCACAGGATTGTGGGTAAAAGTCTGCCTCAGTGGACCTGTTAAGAAAATGGACAGAAAGACTTGGATGATAAACTGAAGGAAATACGTGTCTATGCTCTGCTGTGCTtcaccaatcaggagtcagtcaaTCAAACATCAAgttactaattaaaaccaaacttacaggaaacatgaacaaacatccGAGTGAAAAAAACTACgtaaaatcacagaaaccatctttgagaaaaagttatttaatgtgaactttgactttttagacAATGTCCATCCACTGACACGGAGGAgacggccaccagggggcaatcggGACacttgggcttcacttttggggaactgtCTATCAGTAAATACAGTCTGTGCTTTCAATGCACATGGAAGTGAAAGAGTGAAGAGGAATAACAATGCTAACAGCTCCATCTGGCCATCATGATGTGTAGGTACATTTTATAAACCCTGGTGGAGTGTCATTGTTCGGTCTCTGTTCCCAAGAGTGAGCCCTCGATGACTTTACACAcgtgaaaacatgaaaagtcCCAATTGTCcaataataaattaaaacatactTAAGATggaatataaaacatgtttacctGACGTGAAATAATCAAgatttcagcttctcaaataactaattcattGTCTGTTCTATAAAAAGGCAACAAAAAGTGCAATATACTTCATTTAACACTTAATTTCAGACCATGTAagaaaaatattcacatttgagaaagaggaaaacaaaaacaatctaaaCGAGGATATAAAGCTGCTCAAACTAGCTGGTGTTTCTGACCTTTAGCAGCAAGGTCCAGGTGATTTTTgatcctcctctccctctcttgcagCTGCTGAGCCAGCTGAGCATTCTTCCAGCCTGGAAGCCCGCACAGAGtcacaatatatacagaaagaaatcatcagtgtttcaaataaatcaaacaatggATGCCTTTCTGGTTTAACATTACTGTCAAAACCCAACACATCAGTTGTCTGCATGTCTGTAACACCCACCCTTCTTCATGGTTGAGAAGAATCCTTCAGTTTGGGGCAGAGCGGACTCTGGGTGTTTGATCTTCTCTGGGATCCTCAGTTTATCTCTGACCAGTGGGTGTCTGAGCAGAGCCACTTGACCCAGGGAGAAGCAGTTAGAGGTCAGCCAGTATGTGAACACCGCCTGAAGTCGAGAAAAGAAGACTTTTACTGTTAGAAAGTGGCTTTTTGTTATAATGTGAATGGAACAGatatgagtgagtgagtgaacgACAGACTGACCGTGGGGAAGTTGATAGTGAGAGGGAGGATGACGAAAGGCATGATCCTGAACACAGTCTTCATGGCTCTCAGATTGGGGTTGTCAACACCAGACTCTGCTCCtaactgaaagagagaaaacaacacatttatgaTAAAGGAAAAGCCCATTTACATCATTAAGTTTATACAATGATCATAACAACAACTAATGCAAATTAAGCGGGTTCATGGTGTTTAACTGTTACCGTGTCCGTTTGTGTAGCCTCACCTCCAGGATGAAGAACATGGTTCCAGTAACGACTAAAGGTAGAATATAAAAAGGATCTGCTGCCGTCAGGTCTGGGAACCAGAGCAGACCTCCTGTCTGCATGCTGGGCACCGGCAGATAAGCCATCTTCCTCAGTGCGATGAAGAACGAGACGAAGATTGGTGCCTGAGGGAACAGACGGAGGAGTGATTTGTCTTGATCATCAATAGACttgaaaaaccttttttaaaagcGTGAAAATCTGAAGAtatcattcaaaaacaaaatatttttagattGGTATCAAGCACTTCACAATAACCCACTGCCaacaaaatatcacatttatccCTTTGAATTCTGCACCAAACACACTAGAGtagaaatcagttccctaaatatgtccGATATTTCCATTAAGATCCAGGGATTATTCTACAAACCGACAGGGATAAAAACCTCCTCCCTGGTGGAGACAATCAAAGAGACAAACTGACCTGCACCAGGGGAACCAGGAAGCCACGCAGAGGATTCACATCATGTGTCTTCTGGAACACGTTCAGGTCTGTGTAGGCTTTGGCAACTGCAGCATAAAAACAAACGGCATTACAACTTGATCAGAttggggacacacacacaaacacacgaagCAAGAGAAGAATTTAAGTTTACATTCAAATTTGTTTCCACTCTGTTTGGCCTCCGACATCCTGGTAGTGAGTTTTGTCATTTCAGGCATTACGTTATTCAGCTTGGCCGCCTCTCTCTGGCCCTTCACGATGACTGGGAACACAGCCATACGAGCCAGAACTGTTCCTGTACGAGATTCATAGAcgcagaaagaggaggaagagaaggaaaaagagtGCAGGATATTAAGATGCTGTCACTGTCAGATACAATCTACCTTGACTATTTCCCCAGAATGTCAGATTCATGATATGTTGACTGAAACCTTTTTGTTGAGCGCCGTGCTTACCTACAACGATGGCCCCCCACCAGGGCAAACCCAAATCCAAGTGCATGAACTCTAAAAGGTTCTGGATCAGTCCCACAGGTGTGTGAGCAGCCAGTCCCAGCTCTGCTAAGGTGGAATCTGCCGTCGCAGCTTGCAGGACCTCCACTGCGGTGGGTGCAGAATCAGCCATGTGCTCGAGGAATGGCTGCGTTAAAACAGGGGTGGGGTCAGTGGACACGAGCTCAAGGGACAAATCCAAGACGGGAGGAGAAATGGCGCTCTCTGCTATTGGTACAGCCATGGAAAGGGATTCAATTGGAATCTGAAAATATTAATGAAGACCAAATAACATAATTAACTTTAAAGTGTTCAGGTCTGAGACAGATGATATAATTCCAGATGTGGTCTCCACCTGTTCAGTGATTGGCTGTCCGAAGATGGGGGTGGGGTCAgcggacagagagacaggggtgGACTCCAGGATTGGAGAACTGTACGGAGCTTCCACCACTGGAGCTGCCACTGATCCATCCTCAGGTGGGATCTGGAAATATTCGAATGCACATTGAGTATCAGTATAGTAACAATGTTGCCTGGACTACAGCAGCTCGTGTACGACCCAATCACCTGTGAGCTGTTGTGTCTGACTGTCACGGCGTTCACCCAGAGGAACTTCCCACGTTGTCTGCAGCCCAGCAGGGTCCTGGTGGTCGCACCACGACACTCGATCACTGTGTGCACATGGGACCTCTGGAGCAACCGCTGTGTGGGAGCCCGAGGGTCAGAGTCAGTTGGGTCGACACTTCACACAATAAAACTACAACCTGATGAAAAATACTGAGGTTGTTACTGTGTCACATATCTGATACCAAGCTAATCAGAcgcggaaaaaaaaaaaaggttgaaattGGGATTTGTAGGCCCAGAGAAGGGAAAGTTACGGACTGACACTACATCTTGTACAAATTTCATAGTTTTCTTTATATATGCACAACACTAATTTATGAAGATGCAGGAGTCAGCACATCTGCCCTAAGAAATCATACGTACACATTTACTTGTCAGCACAGTGACTCcgaaaatgtaattattattattatcaaatgcTATTGCTGTCTTTATGTAGgagattaaaatgtatatattttttttctcgttTGGGCTTTTGCATGTATTTtaatctgtgttgtgttgtaattTATCTGAAtaatcatcaccatcatcttatCTTAAAAGGTGTGGAGCAGGTTGAAGTTCACCTTCAGACACAGCGACCTCTAGTGGGATTTAGGTCATTTACACCAGACTCAGCAACTGGGTGGCTATTGACTCCTATATGTATATAAACTCTATAAATACTACATAGGTGCATCTAGGTGAggtgtgaacccccccccccccccccccccccctgaccaTCATACCACCGCTTAGCTTGTAGCAGAGCCACAGCTCCAGTGACTTGAAACCATAATAAATGAAGCATCAACACATTAATGTACTTATCTCCTAGTGATCGTTAGCATGTTTAAATACATCTATCAAACCCCCCACGTTGTTCTGGCTCAAACCCTCAGTGAAGTAACAGTTGTGttactgttgtgttactgttgtgttaggctgctgctgctgtcaaagTCACAGGAGACGTGCACGCTCAGCTACCTAGCATGGAGCACGCTAACCCGGCTAGCTGGTTAGCCGCTGGAAGCCACTGTTTACGTCGTTATTCCAGACGCAGGAACCGAGACGCAGACGCGGAACAGTAAAGAAAACCTACGTGGCTCCACGCGTCCGGGACGGGTCGACTGCCGCGGCTCGGTTTTCCAGTTTGTCTCAGGAAACTTCTGGCCAGGCAGCCCGGTGTCACCCCGCTCCTGATGGCGGCCATGTTTGACAGGGAAGAAGGCGGATGACGCGCTACGGGAAgcgagtggagccagttcttgGCAACACGCGTCTCGCATggtgagtgttttgttttttacttccagtttttttattaattgaaaTGAGAATTATTGTTAATGTATTcatctaaaaataaattaaatcccATAGGAACTGATTTTGTGCAATAGAATAATTATTATTCCCTGTTTTGTTGTTGGAGGTCGATAGAGGCTTTGCAGGGATCCATGTTAGAGCCTTCAGCCAAACTACCTGTTCCTTTTAGATGtactaaaataaagttattgttaaaaaatattacttttttaCCAGTATGTGATGCCCTGTTAAAGAGTCTTGAGGCTTCACTTTAACCTCCTAATAACCACACACTGATCAAAGACGAGACTTTAGAGGGAACACgggttttattttgtgcaacAGCAACttttcaaacatatttcaaGGCAACTTGGGAACATCGCTAAAAGGTTTATTGGAATAAAGGTTCTACAGTTGTACACAGGAAGTAGCTTCGTGAAGCAGCACAGCGGGGTTTTGGGGGAGCGTTGTCTCTTGCAGACCCCCCCCTCCACGATTCTTCACTGCCATCTGGATCACGGACATGTGCTGGATTCCATATTCAGAGAGCAGCGTATCGTCACCGTCCAGCATCTTGTCAGTGAAGATCAGGCACAGAGACCCccatcctgcacacacacacacacacgcgcacacacacacacacacacacacacacacacacacacacacacacacacacacacacagtaagtcaaactgaaagacatatattacttttttaaagcttAAAGTAGGTATTAGTTATTAGCATTACATTTATACCTCAAGTGAAACTCAGCTGGTGGTTGGGTATGAGAAACAGTAATGGTGGACACAGTTTAACAGTAAAcccccccaggtccctttttGCCTTCGGACCCCAAATCCCTTAGAACGCTCCTGCTTATGTGACGTTCTCTATATTGCTCTGCTGCTATCTGATTGTATCGAGCAGTTGGGCTGGTTTATTCTGCAAAACCACAGCGACAGCGTTTGCTACTGTGACAAAGTGCGCCACACTTGATACAACACGAAGTTTTACCGTATGggttttcaaaaataaaacccataCGGTAAAACTATGGTTGCAGTCCCAAGTTGAACAGGagtttaacaataaacacaagtgAATTATTTACACCGTTACACTTAAATAACACGCTTCATGAAAATCTGCCGACAGACAAACAGTAGGAACATTTCCCAGGCTACGTTCAGTTCCCTCATATAAGAACATAAAGCGACTCTTTTTTAAACGTCACTTTGTGCGTTTACCTCCGCTCTGGGGAAGTTTCTCctcaatcttctccttcagctgcagaacCGTCATGCTCTTCATCTGCTCCTCCGTGTTGCACAAGTCGACGGTCAACTTCTCGCCCCTGAGACCGTGAACCACGACCTGGTAGTTTGTGCCCATTCTTGCTGATTTCTCGGTGAACCGCTCGCCTGCACtctttccctctgctctgcctctaaCCCTCCAATGGGTGGGGACAGGGACGGTGCTTTCACTTTCACCTGAGACCACACCAGGGTTTCATAtcgattttaaacgatataagtgatgttatattttatataaatgattaaatatgcaTCACATACTTTCGATTTTGCGCTTCCTGTGTGAACGGCCTAGGGCTCCAAAACttccagtttttctttattgaaataagaagaagaagaagaagaagaagaagaagaagaagaagaagaagaagaagaagaagatccaAGCACTCAATAAAATAGCTCAcaatattaacacattttatgaatatttattcaaatatatttttaaatattaagcaAAAGTATTTTATTAGTCACCAGAATCTCTCAagtgacaataaataaaactaaaactaataaAACCGTATACTttaacagtgaaatgaaaataaaaaaatcacacgTCACATTTTTGTTGCATCAGTTCATCTATAATCTTTTAACAATCCGGTCTggtcatttttaaaatctgaatattgtagatataaaatcaaACTAACAAGGAAAcgaagcagcagagacagacaacacaacaaatagaaaaaagtgTGTGATGATCATGAATGTGATCTTGTTTTCCTTATAGTGAATTAACTTCtatttgtgtcattttctaTTACAAAGTGAAACAATAATTCAGCACTTTAATATAAAACTACAACCCTGTCTCTCATTGAAACCATTTACTTGAACAGGAATTgaagtgatgcattttacaCAACCAAAAACCATCAAAGATGATCTGTTAAATAGACGGAACCACACAGAACAAATTAAAGACCtccaacaacacaaaatatgCAGCATTACAGTGTTGATTATACTGTAGTGTCTATTGAGATAATGTATAATCACCACTTTGACATGCAGTCGTGTAAAATCATGTTATCTTGGACAACGTGTGTACTTTATCTTATTCCGACACTGgattctgggaaaaaaaagcgAAACAGCCAGGCAACCGTgtgtcattttgtttctttgcatGATCTCCTCTCGATTGAGGAGCGGcgtctgtctcactctcctcctgtgtgtttccAGCCGTGCGTTGCTGTGGCTCTGGAGAGGGCGACTTGTTCAGGTTTATCCCGCTCAGGCCCTTCGTCAAAGTCACCCTTTCATTCGGTCTTGGGTCAGATTGTCTTTCGATACTCTCTCTATACTTTGAGGTGTCCTGTGgggttttctctctgttcttcgCCTCACTGCCTCTTTGGCTTTTCCTATCCCACTCCTCATTTCCAGCACTGCTGTCTCCctggttctctctgtttctctcttgtttctcctctggTCCATCACCTAATCTTCTCTCATCCTCTGAACCTTCTGCAAAGCGACCCTTGGCTGAGGATCTTCTTTTcctttgtgcagcttcatcacctcctctcctccgtttCTCGTCTCTCTTcacattcctcctctccttttttctttcgtGCCACCTGCGGATCCTTCCCAGTTTAGACCCCCACATGTCACGTTTTCTATCACCAGCAGGTCCTTTGTTGTCTTTTTCCATCCTCTCatcctttctctttttgttctgACCAGCGTAACCTTTTCCCTGTTTAcctccctcatcatcatccactTTGTCCAATCCTTCATGTTTTAGGTCTTTTGCATCCCTTTTAAagaattttctcttttcttttttatcaattCTTTCCTTATCTCTAAGTTCCTCCACACAAACTTGAGGATGATCACGAGACCTGTTTCTGGCCTCTTTCTCCTGCTTGTGTTCAGGCTCTGATCTGTTGGGAATGAAACCCTTCTGTGGTTTGTTCCAAACAGGTTTCTGTTTTCCACGCTCACACTTCGGATCATCTTCTCTTTTCACAAGTTGGGTTCCTACTGAGAACAGTCCTCTCTTCTCTGCACTGGCATACGCTTCtgcctcctttcctccctcctcctcctcaaccttCATCATCGTCCTCTTATCTATCTCATGTTTTCTGGCCTCTTTTTGATCCCCCAAGTCCTGTCTATTCTTGTTACAACCCTTACGATCAGGAACATGGCCTCTGTTTGCAGGCTGACACAATCCATTGGAGTATGCAGCTGGAAAAtaggtttaaaataaaacaattaacaaacacatttaaagcagaAATCCACGCCACATGAAAGTAAGAATAATAGAAAtatctcacttttctttttcttgtaaaaaagaagatgagaaCTCTGGGATCTGAAGGGATGAATGAGAAAAGATAAAGTCATTTTCATGTTCAGCAAAACGTCTGATGGGAAAGAAAAGACGAATGAAAACCTACTTCTCAGTATTGCCAGTCTGGAACGGCTGGTTAATCAGCTGTTGATGGAAAGAATAACTACAAATtagatggaaaataaatacgCAGATGAATAAAAGTCAAAGTGATCACTCTTACCAACGTGACGCTGGCATCATCGAAGCTGTACCACTTCTCATCATCCTGGGACTTTATCTTTGCTGTGTAATGTCCACCTCTAAGATCACCGGAGTGCTCCACGCACGCATACAGCTCATACCACTGATTCTGATCACCAGGGGGAAAGAACAGGGTGAGCAGTggaaaaatgaatgtgttgtgataaaatactacaaaataaaatacagactGTACCTCTGGGATTTGTAGGGAGGAGGGAACAACCACGACCCGGTTGTTTTTGACATACGACATGTAACGGTAGTCAAAGTCAAACCTCTTCAGCAGCAACGTCAGCACATCTGGATGATGCTTCATTGCACATGTCTGTATGAAACACgtgttgtcatgtttttttaattcccttTATAAAGTCTTTATGCTGCCATTAGCAAATCAGAAACATGGTTTGTCATAACTCACGATAGTAGCATCAGATTTGGTCTCACAGTGATCACAGTACATCTGGTTTTCTCCGCTTAAACGTGAGGTTCGGAAATATTCATCGATGCCATCCACCtaataaaacacatgaaatcGTCTTAGACTTTTGGACCCAATGTTTTTAAAGACTTTGAGCCAGAACAACTTTTTAGGGGCCTATGCTGATATTAGGGACTAGAGACGGGGGGGCCGAGAACGAGAATTTTGTGAGAAGTCCCTTGAAACTTATTGATGGCGAGATGGCTAAAGGTGACAAAGCAGGTTGGAAGTTTTTCAACAAATCCAGGAGAGGGCAGTGCAGGGACATTTCTCTGTGGACTCCAGAAGGATGAGACACTACTTACTTGAAGCCAATGGgatatatgatttatttatatataatgatTTAACATGTGCTATTCAGGCTGTCAGGTTCTCACCACTCTGAAGACTTCACTGTGGGAATCCACCAG
The genomic region above belongs to Hippoglossus hippoglossus isolate fHipHip1 chromosome 18, fHipHip1.pri, whole genome shotgun sequence and contains:
- the oxa1l gene encoding mitochondrial inner membrane protein OXA1L isoform X1 encodes the protein MAAIRSGVTPGCLARSFLRQTGKPSRGSRPVPDAWSHRLLQRSHVHTVIECRGATTRTLLGCRQRGKFLWVNAVTVRHNSSQIPPEDGSVAAPVVEAPYSSPILESTPVSLSADPTPIFGQPITEQIPIESLSMAVPIAESAISPPVLDLSLELVSTDPTPVLTQPFLEHMADSAPTAVEVLQAATADSTLAELGLAAHTPVGLIQNLLEFMHLDLGLPWWGAIVVGTVLARMAVFPVIVKGQREAAKLNNVMPEMTKLTTRMSEAKQSGNKFEFAKAYTDLNVFQKTHDVNPLRGFLVPLVQAPIFVSFFIALRKMAYLPVPSMQTGGLLWFPDLTAADPFYILPLVVTGTMFFILELGAESGVDNPNLRAMKTVFRIMPFVILPLTINFPTAVFTYWLTSNCFSLGQVALLRHPLVRDKLRIPEKIKHPESALPQTEGFFSTMKKGWKNAQLAQQLQERERRIKNHLDLAAKGPLRQTFTHNPVQQTPPMAAASAKDKQANDKDRPWKDTIG
- the oxa1l gene encoding mitochondrial inner membrane protein OXA1L isoform X2, whose protein sequence is MAAIRSGVTPGCLARSFLRQTGKPSRGSRPVPDAWSHRLLQRSHVHTVIECRGATTRTLLGCRQRGKFLWVNAVTVRHNSSQIPPEDGSVAAPVVEAPYSSPILESTPVSLSADPTPIFGQPITEQPFLEHMADSAPTAVEVLQAATADSTLAELGLAAHTPVGLIQNLLEFMHLDLGLPWWGAIVVGTVLARMAVFPVIVKGQREAAKLNNVMPEMTKLTTRMSEAKQSGNKFEFAKAYTDLNVFQKTHDVNPLRGFLVPLVQAPIFVSFFIALRKMAYLPVPSMQTGGLLWFPDLTAADPFYILPLVVTGTMFFILELGAESGVDNPNLRAMKTVFRIMPFVILPLTINFPTAVFTYWLTSNCFSLGQVALLRHPLVRDKLRIPEKIKHPESALPQTEGFFSTMKKGWKNAQLAQQLQERERRIKNHLDLAAKGPLRQTFTHNPVQQTPPMAAASAKDKQANDKDRPWKDTIG
- the LOC117779385 gene encoding ubiquitin carboxyl-terminal hydrolase 13-like isoform X1, which translates into the protein MMSSLHRNQQSAAADIKYHGLSNRGATCYLNSVLQVLFMTKDFREAVERCTHHNPDCIDHQLRDVFDELLERPSNTYKITKKLGIHTVYEQRDAAEYFEKILTLTSSDASQIFHGELTHKITCSHCREENNTDGRFWHLPLELVDSHSEVFRVVDGIDEYFRTSRLSGENQMYCDHCETKSDATITCAMKHHPDVLTLLLKRFDFDYRYMSYVKNNRVVVVPSSLQIPENQWYELYACVEHSGDLRGGHYTAKIKSQDDEKWYSFDDASVTLLINQPFQTGNTEKSQSSHLLFYKKKKTAYSNGLCQPANRGHVPDRKGCNKNRQDLGDQKEARKHEIDKRTMMKVEEEEGGKEAEAYASAEKRGLFSVGTQLVKREDDPKCERGKQKPVWNKPQKGFIPNRSEPEHKQEKEARNRSRDHPQVCVEELRDKERIDKKEKRKFFKRDAKDLKHEGLDKVDDDEGGKQGKGYAGQNKKRKDERMEKDNKGPAGDRKRDMWGSKLGRIRRWHERKKERRNVKRDEKRRRGGDEAAQRKRRSSAKGRFAEGSEDERRLGDGPEEKQERNRENQGDSSAGNEEWDRKSQRGSEAKNREKTPQDTSKYRESIERQSDPRPNERVTLTKGLSGINLNKSPSPEPQQRTAGNTQEESETDAAPQSRGDHAKKQNDTRLPGCFAFFSQNPVSE
- the LOC117779385 gene encoding ubiquitin carboxyl-terminal hydrolase 13-like isoform X2 — its product is MMSSLHRNQQSAADIKYHGLSNRGATCYLNSVLQVLFMTKDFREAVERCTHHNPDCIDHQLRDVFDELLERPSNTYKITKKLGIHTVYEQRDAAEYFEKILTLTSSDASQIFHGELTHKITCSHCREENNTDGRFWHLPLELVDSHSEVFRVVDGIDEYFRTSRLSGENQMYCDHCETKSDATITCAMKHHPDVLTLLLKRFDFDYRYMSYVKNNRVVVVPSSLQIPENQWYELYACVEHSGDLRGGHYTAKIKSQDDEKWYSFDDASVTLLINQPFQTGNTEKSQSSHLLFYKKKKTAYSNGLCQPANRGHVPDRKGCNKNRQDLGDQKEARKHEIDKRTMMKVEEEEGGKEAEAYASAEKRGLFSVGTQLVKREDDPKCERGKQKPVWNKPQKGFIPNRSEPEHKQEKEARNRSRDHPQVCVEELRDKERIDKKEKRKFFKRDAKDLKHEGLDKVDDDEGGKQGKGYAGQNKKRKDERMEKDNKGPAGDRKRDMWGSKLGRIRRWHERKKERRNVKRDEKRRRGGDEAAQRKRRSSAKGRFAEGSEDERRLGDGPEEKQERNRENQGDSSAGNEEWDRKSQRGSEAKNREKTPQDTSKYRESIERQSDPRPNERVTLTKGLSGINLNKSPSPEPQQRTAGNTQEESETDAAPQSRGDHAKKQNDTRLPGCFAFFSQNPVSE